From the Moorena sp. SIOASIH genome, the window GGATAGACCGAAAGACCAGTTACTTGATTAGCTGCTTCTGTAGTTTGGTGATCCAGGGTTACTAGTGGTAAACTACTCAAGCCAGGATATGATGAAAACTGATTCAAGTAGATGAAAGGGTCTATTAGTCGAGCACCATTTAATACAATCACATCTGGATTCCAAACCCGGCTCAATAACTCAGCTTGATCGAAATCATCGGCTTCGAGTACCCGATAATTGAGGTCTAAGTGTTCTAGACTCAATAGTGAAGTTAACTCATAAGTCAGTTCAGACGAGTCAGGGTTCTGGTAATAATCTACATAATAGCCTTTTCGCCCATCACCAGGATTGAGATAGAGAATCGTTAGCACACTACTGGTATTACTCTCGTCTTGAGCCAGGCGAGACAGGTTTTCTCGTAATGCTTCCTCTTGTACTGGCAGACTTAAGAAACCATCAGCTTTGTTGTGGGTGGCCTGCTGTTTTTCGGCCTGGGTGGCTGTTACCAAAACCGGGATGTGATTAGTTTGGGCATCGGACTTTAGCAGTGTTAGGACATCCCAACCAGAAAGTTTTGGTAGTAGGGGATTGAGTAAAATAGCATAGGGTTGTAGACGACGGGCTTTTTCGATTGCTTCCGTACCAGAGCGGGCAACTACCACCCAATAGCCTAAACTCTTGAGCTGTTCCGTCAATCCTTCCAGGTAACGAGGTACAGCTTCCACAATTAACACTAAACGGTTGGGCGTCGAAGATGGGGGGTGAGAATTTGCCGTCGGGGCAATCCCTGATAGTTGCTCATCCCAATTGTCCGATTGATCAGAGGACGCCTGGGGAGGACAAGGGGGGAATAGTAAGGTAAACTGACTACCGACCCCTGCCTTGGAAATAAACGAGACATCTCCACCATGCAAGTGAGCTAGATGTTGTGTTAAGACTAATCCCAGACCCGTCCCCTCAAAGCTACGAGTGAGGGGCTTTTCCAGCTGTTGGAATTTCTGAAAGATCAAGTGCTGTTTATCAGCGGGAATACCAATGCCAGTGTCCCAGACCGTGAAAGCAATCCAACCTTGCCACCAATTGACCTTCAGACCAATTTCACCACTGCCATCGGTAAACTTAAAGGCATTAGAAAACAGATGCACCAACATTTGCCGTAAGCGCAACTCGTCAGCAATCAGCATTTCTAAACCCGGTTCAATCTCTAGGGTGAATTTTGTGGGATAATTTCGATTGTTGTCCTCGGAGTGTTTTGAGTCTATCTCAGAGCGAGCCTGGTCATAAGCGCGATCGCATACAGTCCGAATTTGCACCGGTTCGACGGTAAGTTTCAGCTGACCAGTCTCCATACGGGTCAAATCCAGAATATCGTTGACCACAGCCATTAGCTTACGTCCACTCTGATAAATTAACTGCGCATAACGGGATTGACGTTGATTGAGTTCCCCTAGGGCTTGGTCTTTCAACAAAGTTGACAAACCCAAAATCGCAGTTATAGGTGTTTTCAGTTCGTGGCTAATGCAAGCTAAAAACTCATCTTTGAGTCGGTTGAGTTGCACTAAATCAGCATTTTTCGCTGCCAGTTCTTGGGCAAAGAGTCGTTGCTCTGTGGTATCTTGAGCCAACACTAGGTTAATGGTCTCCTTAGGTGACTCAGACCGAGATGGGGAATAGTTAAAAGCTACCTTAGGCTCGCAACTGTCAGTTTCTAGTCCTCCTTCCCAAAGAGCAGCGATAGCAGGTGACAGAGGAATTTTGACAAACGAGAATACCCGCTCCTGGCTGTTTGAAAGAGTTGGATCAGTTGGCGCAGCGGTTTCCTGGCAGGGGGTATGGTTTCCCCTAGTTTTCGTGACTGGTGGTGAAAAGAGTAGCACGCGCTCATGAATAGTGGTTGCTGCTTGATAGGGAGTATCAAGAGCACAGTATTGCCCCACAGCACCTGATTCAGATGTTTTGTCTCCCTGGTCAGAAACATTGCCCACAGATAATGGCCATTGTCCTGAAGATCGAGGAGCAGATTGGTCATGGAAGGTTGGGGAATTCTGGGTATCAGGCTGACGCCACTGGAAGTCTAACGATGTCAAGGGCTCTTCCATCGATTGCTTCAAACCTTCCTTACTGACTTCCCTCGGTACATGATTAGATAACAGACGATTGTAAGAAGAACGGTAGGGTATCTTTTCCCTAGCTCCAGGGTTTTTCATAGCAGAGGTAGTATTCTTAGTGCCTGTGGTGCTACTATTTCCCGGATTCCCCTCGGATGATGTCTCAATCTGCTCACGCCAGGTCAGATTCTCAACTAAAACTTTTCCCGTCGAGGTTTGTATGCTTAGGGGTAATGGCAGTTGTTCTAACAGTTGCACTAAGGGTTTCATGCCCTTGAACTGGGCACTGTTAGTTAGGGCTTCCTCCTCAGTTTTCAGTCCTGAGTTGATTCGAGATGATAATCCTAGGGAATTGCCCCAAGAAGTCTTGGCTTTTAATCCATAGTCTGGGTGCTGAGTCCTGAAGGGATTAGGGTTCAGTCCCTTAGGTTGAGTAGGTTTTACTATGGATTCAGAACGTTGTTGGGTGAATGTCGA encodes:
- a CDS encoding ATP-binding protein, giving the protein MPTPSIQKFAELVPVCQRTSELATLLDIFHASRHDSIVVVSEQQHPVGVVNLRQIMPHLLSLAKVGSSGATMTTGFLHKPLSWIDPNIIEPITILPGKLSLKQFWYYLQDHGSREGGLGELGSNWDREFNQFPIPYKEHWALVDGEQKFIGLLNSCLLLKSLASTFTQQRSESIVKPTQPKGLNPNPFRTQHPDYGLKAKTSWGNSLGLSSRINSGLKTEEEALTNSAQFKGMKPLVQLLEQLPLPLSIQTSTGKVLVENLTWREQIETSSEGNPGNSSTTGTKNTTSAMKNPGAREKIPYRSSYNRLLSNHVPREVSKEGLKQSMEEPLTSLDFQWRQPDTQNSPTFHDQSAPRSSGQWPLSVGNVSDQGDKTSESGAVGQYCALDTPYQAATTIHERVLLFSPPVTKTRGNHTPCQETAAPTDPTLSNSQERVFSFVKIPLSPAIAALWEGGLETDSCEPKVAFNYSPSRSESPKETINLVLAQDTTEQRLFAQELAAKNADLVQLNRLKDEFLACISHELKTPITAILGLSTLLKDQALGELNQRQSRYAQLIYQSGRKLMAVVNDILDLTRMETGQLKLTVEPVQIRTVCDRAYDQARSEIDSKHSEDNNRNYPTKFTLEIEPGLEMLIADELRLRQMLVHLFSNAFKFTDGSGEIGLKVNWWQGWIAFTVWDTGIGIPADKQHLIFQKFQQLEKPLTRSFEGTGLGLVLTQHLAHLHGGDVSFISKAGVGSQFTLLFPPCPPQASSDQSDNWDEQLSGIAPTANSHPPSSTPNRLVLIVEAVPRYLEGLTEQLKSLGYWVVVARSGTEAIEKARRLQPYAILLNPLLPKLSGWDVLTLLKSDAQTNHIPVLVTATQAEKQQATHNKADGFLSLPVQEEALRENLSRLAQDESNTSSVLTILYLNPGDGRKGYYVDYYQNPDSSELTYELTSLLSLEHLDLNYRVLEADDFDQAELLSRVWNPDVIVLNGARLIDPFIYLNQFSSYPGLSSLPLVTLDHQTTEAANQVTGLSVYPCLAPNNQQKMAAILQVIQVAAGISCKPTILVMDTGEQRTKFRGNPLQVNRLNVESSHLSYGLSMAGKSSTSWLQALIQYLQTAGYCSLLACSWAEVYRQIQGKSVDLLLIRLTDLTNPSEHSKGLITLAQLPERPPILVLDHRLDAKQHDPVIQSSNSSNLNSQLDLLLEKIATQIVHWNSQSMTQLLKQIKQVMNHTL